The DNA sequence CCACAGAGAAAACCAGTATAAAGGAAGAGGTGGAGGACCCTAATCACAAGGAAATAGCTTGTACGATCCAGTATTAGTGGTGAGGTAAGATCCATTGCAGGTTAATACAGGGACATCACTGTGCACTTCCCACACATCGACTTACCTCTTTGCCAGTTCTCTAGCAGCCCAGCAGGTTAAAATGGTGTTTGTTGCCAAAGTTATTAAAGAGAAACGTCACCTGTAAAAATGCTTCTAATACATTATAAATGACCGATTATGttattttactgtttattgtTTGGAATTATGAGCCTCCCTCTTCTGCCTGTACTTATTGTATCATtgtttatgtttctattcaggcatctatCATCCATCTTCCTTTTCACTTCCACTCAGACGCCCATTTCTtcggtaattattattattattattattattattattattattacgtaTTTATGAAGTGCCAACATGTCCGgcagtgctgtacaatgaatGGCTGTACTACACAGGTACagatttacaaacaaaaatacaacCACAGAGGGCTCAGCTCAATAGAACTTACAGTCTAATTAAAACATAGCAACCAGTCTaattaagccatagcaaccagttagctgtTGAAATTCTGAGCTTGACAACCGCAGAGGatacaaaattttaattaaaaaaaactgcaaaaaataattaagaGTATTAAGATTAACTACAAGTTCTCTTGAAATGCCAATTTCTACACACAGTAAAACTAAACACTATAAGGCAGACTAACTAACcgtcgaaaagtcgccagcgtccacttcgcacccagcgcaacactgGTGAAAATCTGCTAAGACAACACTTATTCACtgaaatgcggagtttcgtccctGGCGTTGAACACTGGTGGCTTTTGGCTAAAGCTACTTCGgtaatgcgagcatttcataacgaagatacgctagctttcatttctgcctagcgaaaagtagggatgcaccaaatccacttttttgcatTCGACCGACCCCACAAAtacttcacgaaagattcagccgaaaaccgaaccgaatccgaatcctaatttgcatatgcaaattaggggtgggatggggaaaatattttttacttccttgttttctgacaaaaagtcacccaatttccctccccacccctaatttgcatatgcaaattcagattcggttcggctgggcagaaggatttggccgaatccgaatcctgctgaaaaaggccgaatcctagctGAAtcgaatcctggtttcggtgcatccctagcgatAAGTCACTAGAGATTTCAATTcatcaatcagaaaatgaggttcacatgTCATAGAATCTGAGGcttcagggctgattatgaaTGAATTCTGATGCAGTCTCCACTGATTTCTATGCTGTCGTGTAGAGTGaacctgaattaattactaatcagccttatattgtgacatttctattctatgtgtactgtatattgtgagtgggtccctaagctcagtaagtgacagcagcacagagcatgtgcagtgaatcagcagaaaagaagatggggagctactggggcatctttggagacacagatctttactgctaaagggctgtggttgccttgggctggtacagaagcacaaaacacaatgtacaacatttctacctacttctttagttagaatTAGAATGATAGAGTAGTCTCTATCACTTTACTTATGTGGGGATAATCAGCAAAGGTGCCACATCACTAAAAGCACTTTCCTCTCACTCTTGTCCTCATCTCCATGCTCATGTCCTATAATTCAGGGtgagactgggccagcgggacactggttTGCCCCTGTCCTCATGGGCCCTGCCGATCCAGACTCAATTTTGGTCCGGAAACCCTTGGTGCTGCCCCCTGACCTCCCCACATGCTCCTGATCTCggttgcaaagagaaaaaggtACATGCGGTGGAAGGGTAGAGGGGAGTTGCGGCTGGTGCAGGGAGTGTGGGCAGGTGGAGGGGGTTGTGACTGGGGCGGGGGCCAGGGGGTTAcaggcccctgaggtggcagccgaTGCTGCTATGGGAGCGTAAACATCCCAATGGGGCCATAATTAATCGGGTTCAATGCATATTGGTAAGGAAGGTGAACTTAAAGCTCTGCAAGGTCCcagaaattaatttgctgtaggtCCCAGTAAGATCCTGTTATACCACACTCTTGGCACCAGAAATGGCAGCAACATCACAGAGTTGGTTAAACTTATTAAGTGCCACTGCTTCAATGGACCATTGGACATATTTCAAAGGTGGCTTTCTCTTATCTGAATGACACCCCATGCATCAGCAGCTACACAGTACTAACCCAGAACAgcctggttcctagggtccaaattcccctagcaaccatgtattgatttgaataagagacaggaatatgaatagaagaggcctgaatagaaagaggaggaataaaaagtagcaataacaatacatttgtagccttacagagcatttgttttttagatggggtcggtgacccccatttgaaagctggaaggaaccAGAacaaggacaattgaaaagttgtctaGAAGCAATCCTATAACATAAGAAAAATACTTAAAGGTGAAAGCCCCCTTTAAAGGGAACTGGCAGACTAGATATAAGTTCAGTTTAAatcagggcaaaataaaaatcaggacatgccctttaaacaaccACTGTTCATCGAATGTGCCAAGTTCATTAACGTTCGGCAGAATTTCCCCTCTGTCTAATGGAACATTCCCATCAGGAATAATAAAGCCTTGTGAATATTTAAGATTCCGCAGAGCTCATCCTTTATTTTCCGCTTACAAGGATTTAGGATTCGAATGCTCATCACAACTTGATTCCTTTCTAGATTTTGCTGAATTATGCTTTTTGAACCACAGGTCAGCTGAGTAAGGATTTATTCAAGGAGAGTATTTCCATACCCAGAAAAAGCCGGGGGTcgtttttatttcataaatacaCTGAgatctaagtacaggtatgggacctgttatccagaatgctcaggacctggggctttccagataatgaatctttccataatttggatcttcataccttaagtctactagagaatcatataaacattaaataaactcaataggctggttttgcttccaataaggattaattacagtctagggatgggcgaatttattcgccttgtttcgccgcagaaataacacccatagacttgtatggtgtcgcgcgtcaaaacaaatcgccgcgtgtaaaaaaattgttgacgcccatagactttaatctttaatttttggtgaaatgaaacgTTCAAATATCTTAGTTGAAATGATGGGTGAATTCACGGtgtatttccatgttttgccgaaGGTGAATAAATTAGCTAAAATTCACCAGGGTCAAAAAGTTTTGGACGCATGGTGGAacagttgctcgcgtcaaaaccgccgcgcgtcaacactattcagacgtccattgactttaacgccagtgtcaaaattgacgcaggcccaattttcgagtttcatgatttttttcacgaaaaaacctggagaaattcacccatcactaattagttggaatcaagtacaagttactgttttattatcacagagaaaaagaacacgattttacaaaattttgataaaatggggtgtatgggagaaggcctttccataattcggagcattctgtacctgtactgttttttactacagagaaaaaggaaattatttttaaaaatttggattatttggataaaatggagtctatgggagacagcctttcattaattcggagctttctggataacgagtttccggataacggatcctatacctgtttccTAAAAACAACACGCGTTAGGGCGCTAAAGCTCACAAGCCGAGATGTAAATGTGCCAACGAACAACTATCCTGCTGACGATTCTCTCCTTCCCCAGTAATTGGAATATTTACATTCATGCAAAgcctatttcttttttattttttttatctgggaAACCATGAATGATTGAATTTGGGATGAACGGGCATTGCTGCTTCAGAGAGTTACAAAACAATAAGTCTGGGGACGTCAGTGTAAACAGGGAGAGGACTTTCATGAAGTCTCTCGCCGTGTGTTGAGATCAAAGTATCAGATGTTTAAGAACCAGTGCAATAAGTTACCTTTGTCTCATAAATTATGTAGCGCAGGTATCCTTTGATCAACCATAAGAACTGTGAAAGCGTATATATCCCGGCATATTCCCCGCCGCGTGGAAAACATTCAGAAGAACAACCACTGCTTCTGCCTCcttggctattttttttaaagccctctATTTTCAAGCtgtgaatagatttttttttatctatttttttttatgtattaaggGACTTTTCAACCGGCCCCTTAACATATTTCATTTCTGAGATCTCGCTTCTGGCTTCGCGgggaataatgattttttttcgggCAGAAGGATgtgattcattttatttgtgtCGTGGGGAGCTGAtatatctctcttttttttttcttcgttttCTGCGTTACGGAATAAGCAGCTCATTTGGATGCATCTATAGGTAGAAGTATAGAAGTCTTTAATAATAGATGAGCATGTTGTAGTGTTGTTGAAAGgaagaggtggggggggggtttgatcaTGCAATGTGTGTAGGAGGGACAGTGCATGGGGATGTTTATCTTCATGCAGTTCTGCACTTCTCTTATCTCGCAATTCTTCTCCCAAGCCATCCAACCTCCATCAGTGAAGGGTCTTCTGAAAATCATTCCTTTTCTCTGAATCTCAAAGCTTTATCCAGGGAACTGGAGTATCCTCTCTTCCAGAGACATTGAACATTCATTGAACTGGAGGGGTCTGGACCCTCACCCCCTCCGGACCCCCAACCCCCCTCTGCTCTTGCCACAAATCCCCCTGAACTCTCTGTCCCCTCCACCAGCGTGTACCTTCTTCAGCGTGTTTTATTTCTTCATGTGGTGGGTATCAGGAAGGAGCAAGGCTCTGCCAGCAGCAATGAGAGGTTctggggcccacaagggctgggggtagagtcctgcacgggtccaatCAGAAGGACCCATTCCTGCCAGCCAACACATCCCACTACCCATCCCGGACCCTATACAGTGAAACTTACTTTCCGACccaaaactggaagtgacatcaccatagagcggaagtgacatcagccTCAGACATCAGACATCGATTCAGCCTCAAAAGGACAAAAACATTGcctaaaacacttaggggcaaattccctaactgaggaacactttgccaggcgtaaattcactaattcactaaagtttgaagttgtgtccagggcgccgaacgctggtgaattttcactagcgttacttcggcaatcaaggcgaagatgcgctagcgtttcctaatttgcatacgctggGAAATGAttaagttacatggacgtatatgttgcagcaaatacattacattacacaagtccagggagggaagcttaataaataaaatagagttgttatattgccctacacatgagcccagtgtatagtttatgttccatatgttaggaaatggagTGGGGAATCTGGTTACCCAAAAATAGATTTACGGGCCTTTGCAGGCTAGCactagaaaaaaggaaaagacgccagcgtttttttggacttagaaaatgtttgcactacaaattgaggaagtcctatgcattccattgcacgtcgcctggtctgagctggcgaaggcaagcctGGCGAATGaagtaacagtcagtaaaatctgcatcttagtgaatttgtggagttacgtccattcgccagagcgaaaagtcgttaGAGTGCGAAACaatgctagcatctatctccttcactagcgaagtgacgcctgtgtcGTTAGGAAATTGGCGaagtccctgcgggtggtaacgctagctgtagccacttcgccctttagggaatctgccccttagggtgggAGGGCTAAGTGCCACACCTTGGCTGCGTATCCAGATGGGTTACCTGCGGACTACCCACATAGTAAGGGGATCAGAGATTTTCTGAACGAAACATGACCGCTTTCCGGGTATTCCACTATAACCCtgaccgctgcaggactctagctgggggcccaccgggttttttcccggtgtcccaccagccgaGTCCGACCTTAATTCAGGGTGACAGGGCAATAATGACCACAGATCCACAACTCTGATATTATTTCTCCCCCTCCAACCACTTTTGTAAAGTTCAGAAATAGCAATACAATatgcatgtatatacagtagcaacTGGTCGGTGGTCTAATGTGTATTAGAGATGCGCCAATTCcagaattcagccaggatttggcctatttcagcaggattaggtTTCAGCCAAATCAAAGTGCCTGGTCAAACCAAAAACAAATCCCtaaaatcacacaaacaaggaaataggggtcactgaccccatattaaaaaatatgctatttaaggctacacattgttattgctactttttataactcatttttctatttaggcctctcctattgatattccaggctcttatttaaatcaatgcatggttgcttgggtaatttggaccctagcaaccagatggctgaaattgcaaactggagagctgctgaataaaaagctaaataaatcaaaaaccataactaaaaatgaaaacgaattgcaaatggtcttagaatagaacccctttaatataaaggaAATCACtataatatcatttatttttgtctagatgattgatatatattgatatcACTATGGATGAAGGTAAGTTCCTTGATTTGGCTTATATAGTGTTATATTCTTATATTTCCGTTATTCCTTTTTCCCAACTCTGAGATGCACTGATCCAGTCAGACCATGtgtattagggtggtggcagacgaggctactggggaagattagtcgtccagccacaaatcacctcttcttcgggcgactaatctcccctaaatgccttccagctggctagaatgtaaatcatagacgagatggcacttggattgcttcggctttctgaagtcgcctgaagtttcctcgtgaggattagtcgtccgaagaagaggcgatttgttgctgagCGACTAATCCCCCAGTAGCCGCGTCTGCCACCACCCATAGGGATCCAGTAAAGGCCCAGTCATTTTGCCTTAGATTAACTAAATAGGGaaacttattttttttgtgtgttaagTAGTCTGTGCTGCGTTTATGGGTAGCAGGAGAGTGATTACAGATTATTAAAAAAGATTCCGTAactcccttttttgaaaaaaaaaaaaaaatcagcagttgGACAACTGGAGGAACAGCACCTGTTTTAAtcacattagggggcccatttaattagctcgagtgaaggaatagaagaaaaaaactttgaattttgaatgtttttttggctacttcgaccatcgaatgggctacttcgaccttcgacttcgaatcgaacgattcaaactaaaaatcgttcgattattcgaccattcgatagtcgaagtactgcctctttaaaaaaaacttcgaccccctagttcgccacctaaaacctaccgaagtcaatgttagcctatggggaaggtccccataggctttctaagcttttttgggtcgaagaaaaaacgatcgatcgacggattaaaaatcgttcgaatcaaaggatttaatcattcgatcggacgatttttttgttcgatcgaacgaattgcggtaaatccttcgacttcgaatatcggagtcgaaggatttccattcggcagtcgaatatcgagggttaattaaccctttgatatttgaccataagtaaatttgcccctaggtgtaatTTAAGTAGCACAGCAAATGTGTGGGCCCATACATTTCCCTGCAGTTGGTTTCgtgaaaaatcccattcattataGCTGCTGCAAATGCAGTCCCATGCTTATTGCTGCCTCTGCTttgtaatactcatctttctattcgggtctctcctattcatattccagccttttattcatatcaatacatggttaataggataatttggaccctagcaaccagattgctgaaattgcaaaccgctgctgaattttaaataaaaagctaaataactcgaaaaaaaacgaataaaacatgaaatacattCTCATTGTATGGTAGCACAAATATGAATGCACTATTACGTGATGGTATGTTATAATACtgaaaaaaagtacaggtattggatatattatccagaaagctccaaattacaggaatgccatattccatagactcaatttttcatcatataattcaattttttaaaattgatttcctttttctctgtagtaataaaacagtaccttgtactttatcccaactaagatataattaatccttattggaagtaaaaccagcctattgggtttaatgtttacatgattttctagtagacttaaggtttgaagatccaaattacagaaagaccccttttctggaaaatcccaggtcccgagcattctggataacaggtccatacccgtatggtttttctttgcttttctgttGAAAGATCAGGCAAGAAATTTAACACCCTTGAAGTTTAGGTGTGAATATCAGAATGTATATTCTTCAGTATAGggaccctttaaaaatttgaatatggcCCTGTGtctaattagtacaggtatgggatctgttattcagaaacctgttattcagaatgctccaaattacatggAATCAATCTCCCagatagactcaattttaatcaaatgattctaattttttaaaaagtatttcctttttctgtgtaataataaaacagtaccttgtacttgatcccaactaagatataattaatccttgttggaggcaaaatcagcctatttaatttatttatttatttaatgtttacatgatagtagtagacttaagatatggagatccattatctggaaaaccccaggtcctgtgaattctgtataacaggtcccataccattacTATGAATAAAACAATGTAATCAGTTATAAGCAATCAGTTTAACTGAGCAATTAAACAGTGTATCTGTTTAAACAAAGTGCATATTGTGGTAGAAACAAAAGACTAGGTGCTAAACTGTATTCGTTGATACATATGAagtaaaatgcaataaagttaaTTCTCATCAATACAGTGACCTTCTAATGAATGATGTCCTGACAGACTTGCCATGCACaacaaatcattatttaaaaagaaaacaccaTTATATTTTGTGATTAAATATGTCTTTTTGGTTACAGGAGATTTTCTGGCAGAGACGTAAGTAAATACTTTATTTCCATACATATAGAAACTGCAGATGCGGTCTAAGAACACTCACACACATGCAGTGACACAATAAAGTGTAATATCATAGAGTACAAATAATGCATAGAAAGGCCATCCAAAATAGCATTTCATAATGTAACCATATGATCCATGTTTAACAGTATCAACAGATTGGTACTACTGAACATGGCGACTGCAGACGATAAGGAGGAGATTATGAAAGCGGAAGTCCAGACTAGAAATGAGCAGGAAGATGAGAATAAAACTAGAGAAACAGCACAGGCAGGAGAGGAGAGTATCCTTGCCACGCTAGGCCAAGAAGATAGCCAGCTAACAGAGGAGGCTAAAATGAAAGAAGTCCATGATATTGATGATAAAGttatttttaacttaattgaTCAGAAAGAGAGTAAAAGTGGAAAAATGACTGAGACAGGAGGACAGGTCCCCCTTGTTTTATTAAATCAAGAAGAGATTCCTCTGAAAGAGGAGGAGAAATGCAATGAATGTACTGAAAAAGACCTCAAAATGAAATTGAGTATCATACAGGATGGGAACGAAAGTGTAAATATGCTTAACAAACCTCAAGAAATAGATGAATGGATGTTGTTATTGCAAGATGAGAATAAAGAAATACTAGAAAAAATGTCTTCTGACCATGATGCAATGAAACTGCCTGAGGAGAAGCCGATACAAGTAATGGTGGAGAATGAACAGGGAGAAGAGGAGAAGGAGGTTAATGTTGTTGTTAACAACTCAGAAGAGGAAATGCAAAGAGAGGAGCAACAgtccataaaaaatgaaagtgcagaTCTAGAAAATCAAGATCAGGTTATGGTAGGAGAAGCAAACCAAAATGTGGCTAAAGAGAAGGAGGAGTGTATAATGATAGACATGGAAGGACAGATTTCCTTTGTTCTTCTACatgaaaaagagaaaacagtTATAGAGAAGAGGCAAAACACAGAATGTTCTGAAAAAGACCATCAAATTGGTTCTAGCACCTTACAGGATGAGGCTGAAAGAGTTGATCAGTCCAATAAACAGCCATGTGTTGTCTTTTGCAACTCAGAAGAGGAAATACAACGAGAGGAGCAAAAGCCCATAAACAATGAAAATGCTAATCTAGAAAAGCAACGGCAATATATGGTAGGGGAAGCAAACAATGCAGCTAAAGAGAAGGAGCAGGAGGAGTTTATAAAGATAGAGATGGAAGAGCAGATTTCCTTTGTTCTACTACATGAAAAAGAGAAAACTGTAACAGAGAAGGGGCAAAACACTGAATGTTCtgaaaaagaccatcaagttggTTCTAGTGCCGTACAGGGTGAGGCTAAAAATGTTGATGAGTCCAATAAAGAGAAACAGGTTGTATTTTGCAACTTAGAAGATGAAAAACAAAGAGAGTCAGTGAATAATGATAACAGTCAGTGGAACTATGATCTTTTCTTTTGGGACGATAAGCTACCAACAGTTCAGCAGACTGAAGGAAGGAAAAAGAAGGACGGCATTATGATAGGAGAAGCAAATGAAAGTTCTGCTTATGAAAGTGGGAGTGATGAAATGAAAGAATTAACAGAGATGGGCAATAAAGAGGGATCTAGAGCAATTCAACAAGGG is a window from the Xenopus laevis strain J_2021 chromosome 6L, Xenopus_laevis_v10.1, whole genome shotgun sequence genome containing:
- the LOC108719433 gene encoding cilia- and flagella-associated protein 251 isoform X1, whose translation is MDEGDFLAETINRLVLLNMATADDKEEIMKAEVQTRNEQEDENKTRETAQAGEESILATLGQEDSQLTEEAKMKEVHDIDDKVIFNLIDQKESKSGKMTETGGQVPLVLLNQEEIPLKEEEKCNECTEKDLKMKLSIIQDGNESVNMLNKPQEIDEWMLLLQDENKEILEKMSSDHDAMKLPEEKPIQVMVENEQGEEEKEVNVVVNNSEEEMQREEQQSIKNESADLENQDQVMVGEANQNVAKEKEECIMIDMEGQISFVLLHEKEKTVIEKRQNTECSEKDHQIGSSTLQDEAERVDQSNKQPCVVFCNSEEEIQREEQKPINNENANLEKQRQYMVGEANNAAKEKEQEEFIKIEMEEQISFVLLHEKEKTVTEKGQNTECSEKDHQVGSSAVQGEAKNVDESNKEKQVVFCNLEDEKQRESVNNDNSQWNYDLFFWDDKLPTVQQTEGRKKKDGIMIGEANESSAYESGSDEMKELTEMGNKEGSRAIQQGNECINELNDKREGAECAAFKLIESKEIKEQNIEAVSTYLKQEEKDENSLVGEKQINGVQNKLEKNDQVVSTLEKKEREDRQLVNKEARREDKADIVDGKTNIVGQPKDKQIGHASGPVYQSVPPVEPSPSGFFFNRHNRSNITSQQDNDSNTNREELEDEEEETPCCHYLCLQISRLLAWLRGIFRRCFDDPQSESFSGEYY
- the LOC108719433 gene encoding cilia- and flagella-associated protein 251 isoform X2, producing the protein MATADDKEEIMKAEVQTRNEQEDENKTRETAQAGEESILATLGQEDSQLTEEAKMKEVHDIDDKVIFNLIDQKESKSGKMTETGGQVPLVLLNQEEIPLKEEEKCNECTEKDLKMKLSIIQDGNESVNMLNKPQEIDEWMLLLQDENKEILEKMSSDHDAMKLPEEKPIQVMVENEQGEEEKEVNVVVNNSEEEMQREEQQSIKNESADLENQDQVMVGEANQNVAKEKEECIMIDMEGQISFVLLHEKEKTVIEKRQNTECSEKDHQIGSSTLQDEAERVDQSNKQPCVVFCNSEEEIQREEQKPINNENANLEKQRQYMVGEANNAAKEKEQEEFIKIEMEEQISFVLLHEKEKTVTEKGQNTECSEKDHQVGSSAVQGEAKNVDESNKEKQVVFCNLEDEKQRESVNNDNSQWNYDLFFWDDKLPTVQQTEGRKKKDGIMIGEANESSAYESGSDEMKELTEMGNKEGSRAIQQGNECINELNDKREGAECAAFKLIESKEIKEQNIEAVSTYLKQEEKDENSLVGEKQINGVQNKLEKNDQVVSTLEKKEREDRQLVNKEARREDKADIVDGKTNIVGQPKDKQIGHASGPVYQSVPPVEPSPSGFFFNRHNRSNITSQQDNDSNTNREELEDEEEETPCCHYLCLQISRLLAWLRGIFRRCFDDPQSESFSGEYY